A genomic window from Streptomyces broussonetiae includes:
- a CDS encoding GDP-mannose 4,6-dehydratase, translated as MTSAPLAAVTGAEGFIGSHLTEALVARGHRVRAMAQYNSFSSYGWLETLAPDVLDHVEIVLGDVRDPGSVRALLEGADTAYHLAALIAIPYSYRAPHSYVETNVTGTLNVLEAARALGTPRLVHTSTSETYGTARTVPITEDHPVNTQSPYAASKAGGDRLADSYHASFGTPVVTLRPFNTFGPRQSMRAVIPTVIGQVAAGQRTPTLGDLRPTRDFTFVRDTAQAFLAVGTAPAEKVVGRTFNAGTGGEISIGDLVALIGKVMDTTLDVREDPARIRPVNSEVMRLVADATRLTEATGWEPAHTLEQGLAHTVEFFRDPANLARYKTGIYNV; from the coding sequence TTGACCTCCGCACCGCTTGCCGCCGTCACCGGAGCCGAGGGGTTCATCGGCTCCCATCTCACCGAGGCCCTCGTCGCCCGCGGACACCGGGTCAGAGCCATGGCCCAGTACAACTCCTTCTCCTCCTACGGCTGGCTGGAGACCCTCGCCCCCGATGTCCTCGACCACGTGGAGATCGTCCTCGGCGACGTCCGCGACCCCGGCTCGGTCCGTGCCCTCCTCGAAGGGGCGGACACCGCCTACCACCTGGCCGCCCTGATCGCGATCCCGTACTCCTACCGGGCGCCGCACAGCTACGTGGAGACCAATGTCACCGGCACCCTCAACGTCCTGGAAGCCGCGCGGGCGCTCGGCACACCCCGGCTCGTGCACACCTCCACCAGTGAGACCTACGGCACCGCGCGGACCGTCCCCATCACCGAGGACCACCCCGTCAACACCCAGTCCCCGTACGCCGCTTCGAAGGCGGGCGGGGACCGGCTGGCGGACAGCTACCACGCGAGCTTCGGCACCCCGGTCGTGACCCTGAGGCCCTTCAACACCTTCGGGCCGCGCCAGTCGATGCGCGCGGTCATCCCGACCGTCATCGGCCAGGTCGCCGCTGGGCAGCGCACACCCACCCTCGGCGACCTGCGTCCCACCCGCGACTTCACCTTCGTCAGGGACACCGCCCAGGCCTTCCTCGCCGTCGGCACCGCGCCCGCCGAGAAGGTCGTCGGACGTACCTTCAACGCCGGTACGGGCGGCGAGATCTCGATCGGCGACCTCGTCGCGCTCATCGGCAAGGTCATGGACACCACCCTCGACGTCCGCGAGGACCCCGCGCGGATCCGGCCCGTGAACTCCGAGGTGATGCGGCTCGTCGCCGACGCCACCCGGCTCACCGAGGCCACTGGCTGGGAGCCCGCCCACACCCTCGAGCAAGGCCTGGCGCACACCGTGGAGTTCTTCCGCGACCCGGCCAACCTGGCCCGTTACAAGACCGGCATCTACAACGTCTGA
- a CDS encoding MFS transporter, producing MPLPTEYVRPAAVAVPASGQRGLPALLLSANASMYAVYMGVGSVLLPTQVAAIDPHHKVALLGLIGGVSSVFATACNPVAGALSDRSGRRGPWVLGGALASLAGLALLGSVRTALLVGIAWCLVQVTMNVYQAAVTAIVPDRIPPARRGTASAVVGLALPVGGTLGVLIASRAAGRPAVGYLVLGIVVAAAAVLLTALCRDVPRGRAAEPASAVPRRSRVAAALSALNSRDFRWAFVGRALMVLGYFSVVGYQLYILEDHIALPKGLSAAEAMAVLTPVSMAATALSTLAGGLLSDRWNRRKVFVGISAALAGAVMAVPVVWPTWSGMLVFSTLNGLAFGCFMAVDTAVVTLVLPRAQDAARDLGVLNIANAGPQIVAPFVASAVVTALGGYTPLFLFGGALSLLGALAILPIRGVR from the coding sequence ATGCCTCTGCCGACCGAATACGTCCGGCCCGCCGCGGTGGCCGTACCCGCATCCGGGCAGCGGGGGCTGCCGGCCCTGCTGCTCAGCGCCAACGCCTCGATGTACGCGGTGTACATGGGGGTCGGGTCCGTTCTGCTGCCCACTCAGGTCGCGGCGATCGATCCGCACCACAAGGTGGCGCTGCTGGGCCTGATCGGCGGTGTCAGCTCGGTGTTCGCGACCGCCTGCAATCCGGTCGCGGGCGCGCTCTCGGACCGCTCGGGGCGGCGCGGGCCGTGGGTGCTGGGTGGAGCGCTGGCCTCACTGGCCGGTCTCGCCCTCCTCGGCAGCGTGCGTACGGCGCTGCTGGTCGGGATCGCCTGGTGCCTGGTGCAGGTGACCATGAACGTCTACCAGGCCGCCGTCACCGCCATCGTGCCCGACCGGATACCACCGGCCCGCCGCGGCACGGCCTCCGCCGTGGTCGGGCTGGCCCTGCCGGTGGGCGGCACACTGGGCGTCCTCATCGCCTCGCGGGCCGCCGGTCGTCCCGCCGTCGGATACCTGGTGCTGGGCATCGTGGTCGCCGCGGCTGCGGTTCTGCTGACGGCACTGTGCCGGGACGTGCCGCGCGGCCGGGCCGCCGAGCCCGCGTCAGCGGTGCCCCGGCGCAGCCGGGTGGCGGCCGCCCTGTCCGCGCTGAACAGCCGTGACTTCCGCTGGGCGTTCGTCGGCCGCGCCCTGATGGTGCTCGGTTACTTCTCCGTCGTCGGATACCAGCTCTACATCCTCGAGGACCACATCGCGCTGCCCAAGGGGCTGAGCGCGGCGGAGGCCATGGCCGTGCTCACGCCGGTCTCGATGGCGGCGACAGCGCTCTCCACACTGGCCGGCGGGCTGCTCTCGGACCGCTGGAACCGGCGCAAGGTGTTCGTCGGCATCTCGGCCGCGCTCGCCGGCGCCGTCATGGCGGTGCCCGTGGTGTGGCCGACCTGGTCGGGCATGCTCGTCTTCAGCACGCTCAACGGGCTCGCGTTCGGCTGCTTCATGGCCGTGGACACCGCCGTCGTCACCCTCGTGCTGCCTCGCGCGCAGGACGCCGCCCGCGACCTGGGCGTGCTGAACATCGCCAACGCCGGACCGCAGATCGTGGCGCCGTTCGTCGCCTCGGCCGTGGTCACCGCGCTCGGCGGCTACACCCCGCTGTTCCTGTTCGGCGGCGCCCTGTCCCTCCTCGGCGCACTCGCCATCCTGCCCATCCGCGGCGTGCGCTGA
- a CDS encoding lysozyme — protein MASLGGTRSAPWPERGSDGSVRTSILPQRGRSRLALTGALTGLLLSVSTPAALPASVPDVPPRGSAYMGMGVLAHDGSDDDDADTPIVPRVNQTEGVDVSSYQGDVAWRTLWGDGVRWAYTKATEGTGYKNPYFTQQYTGPYSAGMVRGAYHFATPDSSGGAAQADYFVQHGGGWSKDGKTLPGALDIEWNPYGSSCYGKSRSAMVGWIRDFLNRYKARTGRDAVIYTATSWWSDCTGNYGGFAANNPLWIARYASSAGTLPSGWSTYTMWQYTSTGKTVGDHDRFNGSEDRLKVLATG, from the coding sequence ATGGCTTCGTTGGGCGGTACCCGGAGTGCGCCATGGCCCGAGCGCGGGTCAGATGGAAGCGTGCGAACCTCCATCCTCCCTCAGCGTGGCCGGTCCCGCCTGGCTCTCACAGGCGCCCTGACCGGCCTTCTTCTCTCCGTGTCCACCCCCGCGGCCCTGCCCGCTTCGGTGCCGGACGTGCCCCCGCGCGGCAGTGCGTACATGGGCATGGGCGTTCTCGCCCACGACGGAAGCGATGACGACGACGCGGACACCCCGATCGTGCCCCGCGTGAACCAGACGGAAGGAGTGGATGTATCCAGCTATCAGGGCGACGTCGCCTGGCGGACCCTGTGGGGCGACGGCGTCCGGTGGGCGTACACGAAGGCCACCGAAGGGACGGGCTACAAGAACCCCTACTTCACCCAGCAGTACACCGGCCCGTACAGCGCGGGGATGGTGCGTGGCGCTTACCACTTCGCGACCCCGGACAGCTCCGGCGGCGCAGCCCAGGCCGACTACTTCGTACAGCACGGCGGCGGCTGGTCCAAGGACGGCAAGACCCTGCCCGGAGCCCTCGACATCGAGTGGAACCCGTACGGCAGCTCCTGTTACGGCAAGTCCCGCAGTGCGATGGTCGGTTGGATCCGCGACTTCCTGAACCGCTACAAGGCGCGCACCGGCCGGGACGCCGTGATCTACACGGCGACCAGCTGGTGGAGCGACTGCACCGGCAACTACGGGGGCTTCGCGGCGAACAACCCGCTGTGGATCGCCCGCTACGCCTCGAGCGCCGGGACGTTGCCGTCGGGCTGGTCGACGTACACCATGTGGCAGTACACCTCCACCGGAAAGACCGTCGGGGACCACGACCGGTTCAACGGTTCCGAGGATCGACTGAAGGTCCTCGCGACCGGGTGA
- a CDS encoding spherulation-specific family 4 protein, translated as MSLLVPLYVHPAEDPGAWHRLINAATRTYAVVLNPASGPGAAPDPAFTSVARALRAAGARLLGYVDTDYGVRDRDQITEDVRRHQAWYTADGCFLDRVTATREGLPACRRLVREIRRLGAATVVLNPGVHPAPGYARLADLTVTFEGHWSTYVRAFSRPAWTGRQPPDRLCHLVYGVPEALVPLAVHTAHERGAAVCGPVTGEPPNPWAELTPALAGAGG; from the coding sequence GTGAGCCTGCTGGTCCCGCTGTACGTGCATCCGGCCGAGGACCCCGGCGCCTGGCACCGGCTGATCAACGCGGCCACGCGCACCTACGCGGTCGTGCTCAACCCGGCGAGCGGACCCGGCGCCGCCCCCGATCCCGCGTTCACGTCCGTGGCCCGGGCGCTGCGCGCGGCCGGGGCGCGGCTGCTCGGGTACGTCGACACCGACTACGGCGTGCGGGACCGGGACCAGATCACCGAGGACGTACGCCGGCACCAGGCCTGGTACACGGCGGACGGCTGTTTCCTCGACCGGGTCACCGCCACCCGGGAGGGCCTGCCCGCCTGCCGCCGCCTGGTCCGGGAGATCCGGCGCCTCGGCGCCGCCACCGTCGTGCTCAACCCGGGTGTCCACCCGGCCCCCGGTTACGCCCGTCTGGCCGACCTCACCGTCACCTTCGAGGGCCACTGGTCCACGTACGTCAGGGCGTTCAGCCGACCGGCCTGGACGGGCCGGCAGCCGCCCGACCGGCTGTGCCATCTCGTCTACGGCGTCCCCGAGGCCCTCGTTCCGCTCGCCGTGCACACCGCCCACGAGCGCGGCGCCGCGGTGTGCGGGCCGGTGACGGGCGAGCCGCCCAATCCCTGGGCCGAGTTGACCCCGGCACTGGCCGGGGCGGGCGGATGA
- a CDS encoding NAD-dependent epimerase/dehydratase family protein, whose amino-acid sequence MRILVLGGTGYLGRHVVARLRALPGAQVLAAGRSPSAAFGVDLAADRPQRLAKTLAAAAPDAVVNCAGATGGDPVTLTEVNARGPALLCAVLREAAPTARLVHLGSAAEYGPGVPGTPVGESAPACPVTLYGVTKLAGTVAVTTSALDAVVLRVGNPVGPGAPVANLPGRMASLLRSAGPGPGAVLRLGDLSDHRDFVDVRDVARAVALAVTAPGHLPPVLNIGGGAAVPVRELVHGLARRAGFQGRLEEGASGSVRSARVSWQCSDIAAAERALGWRPVHDLGDALDALWAATGESGPVP is encoded by the coding sequence ATGCGCATTCTCGTCCTGGGCGGCACCGGATACCTGGGCCGCCATGTGGTCGCGCGGCTGCGCGCCCTGCCGGGCGCGCAGGTCCTCGCCGCCGGCCGCTCGCCGTCCGCCGCGTTCGGCGTCGACCTCGCCGCCGACCGGCCGCAGCGGCTCGCCAAGACCCTGGCCGCGGCGGCGCCGGACGCCGTGGTCAACTGCGCGGGCGCCACCGGTGGCGACCCGGTGACGCTGACCGAGGTCAACGCCCGCGGTCCCGCCCTGCTGTGTGCCGTGTTGCGCGAGGCGGCACCCACGGCCCGGCTGGTGCACCTGGGGTCGGCCGCCGAGTACGGGCCGGGCGTCCCGGGCACCCCGGTCGGCGAGTCGGCACCGGCCTGCCCGGTCACTCTCTACGGCGTCACCAAGCTCGCGGGCACGGTCGCGGTCACCACCTCCGCCCTGGACGCGGTGGTGCTCCGGGTCGGCAATCCGGTGGGCCCCGGCGCGCCCGTGGCGAACCTGCCCGGCCGGATGGCCTCGCTGCTGCGCTCGGCCGGTCCGGGTCCCGGGGCGGTGCTGCGGCTCGGCGATCTGTCCGACCACCGCGACTTCGTCGACGTACGCGACGTCGCCCGGGCGGTGGCCCTCGCCGTCACCGCGCCCGGTCACCTCCCGCCCGTGCTCAACATCGGCGGCGGTGCGGCCGTACCGGTGCGGGAACTGGTCCACGGTCTGGCCCGACGGGCGGGGTTCCAGGGCCGGTTGGAGGAAGGGGCAAGCGGATCCGTGCGCTCGGCGCGGGTGTCGTGGCAGTGCTCCGACATCGCCGCCGCCGAGCGCGCCCTCGGCTGGCGTCCCGTCCACGACCTGGGCGACGCCCTGGACGCACTGTGGGCGGCCACGGGGGAGAGCGGGCCGGTGCCGTGA
- a CDS encoding LacI family DNA-binding transcriptional regulator, protein MARKAAAAVTSADVARLAGVSRATVSFVLNNTQAHRVSEPTRARVRAAADTLGYVPHAAARSLRAGRNNLVLIPAAVSAIGRLVSGWIDELHAELERYGYTAVLHAGRYTDPAAAARAWAELRPGAVLALDGASLTPQGAQVLRRAGVQALMALAPRPVEGVYTVVFDHQRVGALATEHLVAQGRRRIGVVMPRERGLSAFAEPRLAGARSVAARTPAIVTAVDMEYTHACALELAHDWAARGLDGVFAYNDEYAALLLHALRDAGVDVPGEVAVVGCDDLVTAALQQPPLTTVRLDTPSAGQLAAALHDLIETGTAAPLPAVEPVLVRRESA, encoded by the coding sequence ATGGCGAGGAAAGCGGCCGCGGCCGTCACGAGTGCCGATGTCGCACGGCTGGCGGGCGTCTCCCGGGCCACCGTCTCCTTCGTGCTGAACAACACGCAGGCGCACCGGGTCAGCGAGCCGACCCGTGCGAGGGTCCGCGCCGCGGCGGACACCCTCGGCTATGTGCCGCACGCCGCGGCCCGCTCCCTGCGGGCCGGCCGCAACAACCTGGTGCTGATCCCGGCGGCCGTGTCCGCCATCGGCCGGCTGGTGAGCGGTTGGATCGACGAGCTGCACGCGGAGCTGGAGCGGTACGGCTACACCGCCGTCCTGCATGCCGGGCGGTACACCGACCCCGCCGCCGCGGCCCGCGCCTGGGCCGAACTGCGTCCCGGTGCGGTCCTGGCACTGGACGGCGCGAGCCTTACCCCGCAGGGCGCTCAGGTACTGCGGCGTGCCGGTGTGCAGGCCCTGATGGCTCTTGCGCCGCGGCCGGTCGAGGGCGTGTACACGGTCGTCTTCGACCATCAGCGGGTGGGCGCGCTCGCCACCGAACACCTCGTCGCGCAGGGGCGGCGCCGCATCGGCGTCGTGATGCCACGCGAGCGCGGCCTGTCCGCGTTCGCCGAGCCCCGGCTGGCCGGCGCGCGAAGTGTGGCCGCCCGGACGCCGGCGATCGTGACCGCGGTGGACATGGAGTACACGCACGCGTGCGCCCTCGAGTTGGCGCACGACTGGGCGGCGCGCGGCCTGGACGGCGTCTTCGCCTACAACGACGAGTACGCGGCGCTGCTGCTGCACGCCCTGCGGGATGCGGGCGTCGACGTGCCCGGCGAGGTCGCCGTCGTCGGCTGCGACGACCTCGTGACGGCTGCCCTGCAGCAGCCGCCCCTGACGACGGTGCGGCTGGACACGCCGTCCGCCGGGCAGCTCGCCGCGGCCCTGCACGACCTGATCGAGACCGGCACCGCTGCACCGTTGCCGGCGGTCGAGCCCGTGCTCGTACGCCGCGAGTCCGCCTGA
- a CDS encoding maltokinase N-terminal cap-like domain-containing protein, with protein sequence MAIIHHTTLKPTKLELLTGWLPTRPWYRGGPNAPVLAKSGGFRLDDPEGEVGIEFMVATDTSTAEPTAYLVPLTYRGAPLQGAEHALIGTMEHGVLGRRWAYDGCHDPVLVTELLSLMAGRAQAQAQSVDETPDHEVTCSYTGAPFALDGFTPEPADDREGTRLPAPHGAMLQVHRVLSPVPGKTPLRPHGVIGHVARAWQAPDGSQPAALFMTLHTA encoded by the coding sequence ATGGCCATCATCCACCACACCACGCTCAAGCCCACGAAGCTGGAGCTGCTCACCGGCTGGCTGCCCACCCGCCCGTGGTACCGCGGCGGCCCGAACGCCCCGGTGCTGGCCAAGTCGGGCGGCTTCCGGCTGGACGACCCCGAGGGCGAGGTCGGCATCGAGTTCATGGTGGCCACGGACACCTCCACCGCCGAACCGACCGCCTACCTCGTCCCGTTGACCTACCGGGGCGCGCCCCTGCAGGGGGCGGAGCATGCGTTGATCGGCACGATGGAGCACGGTGTGCTGGGCAGGCGCTGGGCCTACGACGGCTGCCACGACCCGGTACTGGTCACCGAGTTGCTCTCCCTGATGGCCGGCCGGGCCCAGGCGCAGGCGCAGAGCGTCGACGAGACCCCCGACCACGAGGTGACGTGTTCCTACACCGGCGCCCCCTTCGCCCTGGACGGCTTCACGCCCGAGCCGGCCGACGACCGGGAGGGCACCCGTCTGCCCGCTCCGCACGGCGCGATGCTGCAGGTGCACCGCGTCCTGAGCCCCGTGCCCGGGAAGACGCCGCTGCGTCCCCACGGAGTGATCGGCCATGTGGCACGCGCCTGGCAGGCGCCGGACGGCTCGCAGCCGGCCGCGCTCTTCATGACCCTGCACACGGCCTGA
- a CDS encoding nucleotidyltransferase family protein, with protein sequence MHAVILAGGKGVRLRPYTTALPKPLVPIGDQHAILEIVLRQLSTAGFTRCTLAIGHLGEIIRAYVGDGSQWGMAVDYATEESPLGTLGPLLNLKDRLPDSFLVMNGDVLTDLDFAAVLRRHQETNAPLTIATYVRKVHIDFGVLTTDASRVVAFTEKPSMDYRVSMGVYGLSRDTLDGYTAGLPLGIDELVLDLLRGQNPPHAYEFEGYWLDIGRPDDYDRANAEFTSRKSLLLKGA encoded by the coding sequence ATGCACGCAGTGATCCTGGCGGGAGGCAAGGGTGTCCGGCTGCGGCCCTACACCACCGCGCTGCCCAAGCCGCTCGTCCCGATCGGCGACCAGCACGCCATCCTGGAGATCGTGCTGCGCCAGCTGTCCACGGCCGGCTTCACCCGCTGCACCCTCGCGATAGGCCACCTCGGCGAGATCATCAGGGCGTACGTCGGCGACGGCTCCCAGTGGGGCATGGCCGTCGACTACGCCACCGAGGAGAGCCCGCTCGGCACCCTCGGCCCGCTGCTCAACCTCAAGGACCGGCTTCCCGACTCCTTCCTCGTGATGAACGGCGATGTGCTGACCGACCTCGACTTCGCCGCCGTCCTGCGCCGGCACCAGGAGACGAACGCACCGCTGACCATCGCCACCTACGTCCGCAAGGTGCACATCGACTTCGGAGTCCTGACCACGGACGCGAGCAGGGTCGTGGCATTCACCGAGAAGCCCAGCATGGACTACCGCGTCTCCATGGGCGTCTACGGCCTCAGCCGCGACACCCTCGACGGCTACACGGCGGGCCTGCCGCTCGGCATCGACGAACTCGTCCTCGACCTGCTGCGCGGCCAGAATCCGCCGCACGCCTACGAGTTCGAGGGCTACTGGCTGGACATCGGCCGCCCCGACGACTACGACCGTGCCAACGCCGAGTTCACCAGCCGCAAGTCCCTCCTGCTCAAGGGAGCCTGA
- a CDS encoding alpha/beta hydrolase, producing MTSAAPTQLDTGWPPPPFRAPSPAVTGTDGVRHFDGLTYATSPGYRPRLLDVHVPPAEGPVPAVVWIHGGGWLEGDRRCPPPTVPVELLHGTVLDAGLALISVDYRHSLEAPFPAQLHDVKAAIRYVRRHAGELGVDGERIGVWGESAGGHLAALAGLVRADAHGAGLEGNEGVPDETSAVRAVVDWYGVSDIETLVAHPLPPMPGEPSYPNPITTLLGGPEEERQERARAAAPLTYATGATPPPFLLIHGREDQVVPYSQSETLARALTDAGGEVTLRPVEGADHIFLGSAEVPDIVAHSVAFLRRHLTA from the coding sequence ATGACTTCAGCCGCCCCCACCCAGCTCGACACGGGCTGGCCACCGCCCCCGTTCCGCGCTCCCAGCCCCGCCGTGACCGGCACCGACGGCGTGCGCCACTTCGACGGCCTGACCTACGCCACCTCGCCCGGTTACCGGCCGCGCCTGCTGGACGTCCACGTACCGCCCGCCGAAGGCCCCGTACCGGCCGTCGTCTGGATCCACGGCGGCGGCTGGCTCGAGGGCGACCGGCGCTGTCCCCCGCCGACGGTGCCGGTGGAACTGCTGCACGGCACCGTCCTCGACGCGGGCCTCGCCCTGATCAGCGTCGACTACCGGCACAGCCTGGAAGCCCCGTTCCCCGCCCAGTTGCACGACGTCAAGGCCGCCATCCGGTACGTACGGCGGCACGCCGGCGAGCTGGGCGTCGACGGCGAACGGATCGGCGTCTGGGGCGAGTCGGCCGGCGGCCATCTCGCCGCGCTGGCGGGACTGGTCCGCGCCGACGCGCACGGCGCCGGCCTCGAGGGGAACGAGGGCGTGCCGGACGAGACCAGCGCGGTAAGGGCCGTCGTCGACTGGTACGGCGTGTCCGACATCGAGACGCTCGTCGCCCACCCGCTGCCGCCCATGCCGGGCGAGCCGTCGTACCCGAACCCCATCACCACCCTGCTCGGCGGACCCGAGGAGGAGCGGCAGGAGCGGGCGCGTGCGGCTGCCCCGCTCACCTACGCCACGGGCGCCACCCCGCCACCGTTCCTGCTGATCCACGGCCGGGAGGACCAGGTGGTCCCCTACAGCCAGAGCGAGACGCTGGCCCGGGCACTCACGGACGCGGGCGGCGAGGTCACCCTGCGGCCCGTCGAAGGGGCCGACCACATCTTCCTGGGCTCGGCCGAAGTACCCGACATCGTGGCCCACAGCGTGGCGTTCCTGCGCAGGCACCTGACCGCCTGA
- a CDS encoding M1 family aminopeptidase, protein MRPTPHKALGTGVLTVAALAAFVLPGTPAMARPAVAPAACTPAQVVGNGGFENGTSSWTASSPGVITGRAGQSAHGGSSYAWLDGTGRTHTDTLNQSVTIPAGCDAATLTFWLHIDTAETTSSTAYDKLTAKIGNTTLATYSNLDKNTGYVKKSIDVSAYAGQTVSLSFTGTEDSSLQTSFVLDDIALDTSGGTAPPGDSTRTPAAPSYTVNLSSDTTGTEWTGHESVTFTNASAAALNEVYLRLWDNYHGTCDAMPIRVTNLTGGTAEAPTVACTALKVDLPAPLAQGQSATIGFDLGITVPSGADRFGHDGAYSFVGNALPVLAVRDSSGWHLDPYTNNGESFYSLAADFKVTLDHPSSLLVPATGTSTDAPGAGGRTVTTATASKVRDFAWAAGPFTRISGTSSAGVAVNVYSVAGISSSSAQSMLSTAKSAVDAHAGRFGAYPYGELDAVLDNNYWFGGMEYPGFVLDVVSSTALTHEIGHQWWYGIVGDDEYNSPWLDEAFTDYATDLALGKTGANCWNSVSWASADEKITDSMAYWDAHSSRYSTVVYGYGKCALHDLRRVLGDTAMATLLKDYASAHWYGVSTTAEFKAAAQAATSTDLTSFWTRHRIDG, encoded by the coding sequence GTGAGACCGACCCCCCACAAGGCCCTCGGCACCGGTGTGCTCACCGTCGCCGCGCTGGCCGCGTTCGTGCTCCCCGGCACCCCTGCCATGGCCCGGCCCGCCGTGGCCCCCGCCGCCTGCACTCCGGCGCAGGTCGTCGGCAACGGCGGCTTCGAGAACGGCACGTCGTCCTGGACCGCGTCCTCGCCCGGCGTGATCACCGGCCGCGCCGGACAGAGCGCCCACGGCGGCAGCTCCTACGCCTGGCTGGACGGCACCGGCAGGACCCACACGGACACCCTGAACCAGAGTGTCACCATCCCGGCCGGGTGCGACGCGGCCACCCTCACCTTCTGGCTGCACATCGACACCGCCGAGACCACGTCGTCCACCGCCTACGACAAACTCACCGCCAAGATCGGCAACACGACGCTGGCCACCTACTCGAACCTCGACAAGAACACCGGCTACGTCAAGAAGTCCATCGACGTGTCGGCGTACGCGGGACAGACCGTCAGCCTCTCCTTCACCGGGACCGAGGACTCCAGCCTGCAGACGAGCTTCGTGCTCGACGACATCGCGCTCGACACCTCCGGCGGCACGGCCCCGCCGGGCGACTCCACCCGCACCCCGGCCGCACCGTCGTACACCGTGAACCTCAGCAGCGACACGACCGGCACCGAGTGGACCGGACACGAGAGCGTGACCTTCACCAACGCCTCGGCCGCCGCGCTGAACGAGGTCTATCTGCGGCTGTGGGACAACTACCACGGTACTTGTGACGCGATGCCGATCCGGGTAACGAACCTCACCGGTGGCACGGCCGAGGCGCCCACCGTCGCCTGCACCGCGCTCAAGGTCGACCTGCCTGCCCCGCTCGCCCAGGGGCAGAGCGCCACCATCGGCTTCGACCTCGGCATCACGGTGCCCAGCGGCGCCGACCGCTTCGGCCACGACGGCGCCTACAGCTTCGTCGGCAACGCCCTGCCCGTCCTCGCCGTCCGCGACAGCTCGGGCTGGCATCTGGATCCGTACACCAACAACGGCGAGTCGTTCTACTCCCTGGCCGCCGACTTCAAGGTGACCCTCGACCACCCCAGCAGCCTGCTGGTCCCGGCCACCGGCACCTCCACCGACGCCCCCGGAGCCGGCGGCCGTACGGTGACGACGGCCACGGCGTCCAAGGTCCGTGACTTCGCCTGGGCCGCCGGACCCTTCACCAGGATCTCCGGCACCTCGTCCGCCGGCGTCGCGGTGAACGTCTACTCCGTCGCGGGCATCAGCTCGTCCAGCGCCCAGTCGATGCTCAGCACCGCGAAGAGCGCCGTCGACGCCCACGCCGGCCGCTTCGGCGCCTACCCCTACGGTGAGCTGGACGCCGTCCTCGACAACAACTACTGGTTCGGCGGCATGGAGTACCCCGGGTTCGTCCTGGACGTGGTCAGCAGCACCGCCCTCACCCATGAGATCGGCCACCAGTGGTGGTACGGCATCGTCGGCGACGACGAGTACAACAGCCCCTGGCTGGACGAGGCGTTCACCGACTACGCCACCGATCTCGCCCTGGGCAAGACCGGCGCCAACTGCTGGAACAGCGTCTCCTGGGCGTCCGCCGACGAGAAGATCACCGACTCCATGGCCTACTGGGACGCGCACTCCTCGCGCTACTCCACCGTCGTCTACGGCTACGGCAAGTGCGCCCTGCACGACCTGCGCCGCGTCCTGGGCGACACCGCCATGGCCACGCTGCTGAAGGACTACGCGAGCGCGCACTGGTACGGAGTGTCGACCACGGCCGAGTTCAAGGCCGCCGCCCAGGCCGCCACGAGCACCGACCTGACCTCCTTCTGGACCCGGCACCGCATCGACGGCTGA